In the Emys orbicularis isolate rEmyOrb1 chromosome 3, rEmyOrb1.hap1, whole genome shotgun sequence genome, one interval contains:
- the MSH6 gene encoding DNA mismatch repair protein Msh6 isoform X6 — protein sequence MEGYPWWPCLVYNHPTEGTLVRAKGKSSRVHVQFFDDSPTRGWVSIKYLKPYKGSAVRETLRGGMFYSSKPEIKRAMEMADDAMRKDKTKRLELAVCNEPSDTEDEEEMEVTFFLADKSTSDHKLGEEEEKKKKLLASKWRSGGKAKKRRVVDSDSDNEGSDEEFKPDAKDEASSDEASSGMGEGESASSETDTKLDVDSPVKVPSKRKRETDRKPAKRNSLENDLSEAPKRAVTVSLETKSRLTSFAAPENFESQPNVSSSTIWEHDKLEWLQEGKKRDGCRRRQSDPHYDPCTLHVPEDYLNKCTPGMRKWWQLKSQNFDAVIFYKVGKFYELYHMDAVTGVNELGLIFMKGIWAHSGFPEIAFGRFSDVLVQKGYKVVRVEQTETPEMMEARCRSLAHPTKFDRVVRREICRIITKGTQTYSVLDGDPSENLNKYLLNVLMCLANYSQEGDGPFCRPVILLPEQNTPPFLELKGSRHPCITKTFFGDDFIPNDIVIGSKNEDEDSNSEAYCVLVTGPNMGGKSTLMRQAGLLAIMAQLGCYVPAEACRLTPIDRVFTRLGASDKIMSGESTFFVELSETSSILRHATEHSLVLVDELGRGTATFDGTAIASAVVRELAENIKCRTLFSTHYYSLVEDYSHSAAVRLGHMACMVENESEDPSQETITFLYKFIRGACPKSYGFNAARLANIPEEVIQKGHRKARDFEKVTLSLRLFRHLCLVAENAAGDKAVPKLMTVINNL from the exons ATGGAAGGGTACCCCTGGTGGCCATGTCTTGTATACAACCACCCAACTGAAGGAACTCTAGTCAGAGCGAAAGGAAAATCCTCTCGTGTACATGTACAATTTTTTGATGACAGCCCAACAAGGGGCTGGGTTAGCATTAAATACTTAAAGCCATATAAAG GCTCAGCGGTTAGGGAAACGCTGAGGGGAGGTATGTTTTACAGTTCAAAGCCTGAAATTAAAAGAGCAATGGAAATGGCAGATGATGCTATGCGCAAAGATAAAACTAAGCGGCTTGAACTGGCAGTGTGCAATGAACCTTCAGATACTGAAGATGAGGAAGAGATGGAGgtaactttttttct GGCAGACAAAAGTACATCTGATCACAAACTAGG tgaggaggaggagaaaaaaaaaaagctgctggcaAGCAAGTGGAGAAGTGGTGGGAAAGCCAAAAAACGAAGAGTGGTGGACTCTGACAGTGATAATGAAGGTTCAGATGAAGAGTTTAAGCCAGATGCTAAAGATGAAGCAAGCAGCGATGAAGCAAGCAGTGGAATGGGCGAAGGTGAATCTGCCAGTTCTGAGACAGACACAAAGCTGGATGTAGATAGTCCTGTGAAAGTCCCTTCTAAACGAAAGAGAGAAACTGACCGCAAACCTGCTAAAAGGAATAGCTTGGAAAATGACCTTTCTGAAGCACCCAAAAGAGCAGTAACTGTTTCATTAGAAACCAAGTCAAGGCTGACCTCTTTTGCAGCGCCTGAAAACTTTGAGTCTCAGCCAAATGTTAGCAGTTCTACTATATGGGAACATGATAAACTTGAATGGCTTCAGGAAGGGAAAAAGAGAGATGGATGTAGAAGAAGACAAAGTGATCCTCATTATGACCCATGTACCCTCCATGTGCCAGAGGACTACCTTAACAAGTGTACCCCAGGAATGCGGAAGTGGTGGCAGCTAAAGTCTCAGAACTTTGATGCTGTAATCTTCTACAAAGTTGGGAAGTTCTATGAGTTGTATCATATGGATGCagtcactggtgtaaatgaactGGGACTGATATTTATGAAAGGTATTTGGGCCCATTCAGGTTTTCCAGAAATTGCATTTGGCAGATTCTCTGATGTTCTGGTACAGAAGGGTTACAAAGTAGTCCGGGTTGAGCAGACCGAGACTCCTGAAATGATGGAGGCACGCTGCAGATCCCTGGCCCACCCAACAAAGTTTGATAGGGTTGTACGCAGAGAAATATGCAGGATAATTACCAAAGGGACACAGACCTACAGTGTTCTGGATGGAGACCCTTCTGAAAACCTTAATAAATACCTTCTCA ATGTCTTGATGTGCCTCGCTAACTATAGTCAAGAAGGTGATGGACCATTCTGCCGACCTGTAATTCTACTGCCAGAACAGAATACTCCACCCTTCTTGGAGCTTAAAGGTTCACGCCATCCATGCATTACAAAAACATTTTTCGGGGATGATTTTATTCCTAATGATATTGTAATAGGTTCCAAGAATGAAGATGAAGACAGCAATAGTGAAGCCTACTGTGTTTTAGTAACTGGCCCAAACATGGGTGGCAAATCTACGCTAATGAGACAG GCTGGCCTTTTGGCAATAATGGCTCAGTTGGGATGCTATGTACCTGCTGAAGCTTGCAGGCTTACTCCTATTGACAGAGTATTTACAAGACTAGGTGCCTCAGACAAAATTATGTCAG GAGAGAGTACCTTTTTTGTTGAGCTGAGTGAGACTTCCAGCATACTCCGGCATGCAACAGAGCATTCCCTTGTGCTTGTGGATGAACTAG GTAGAGGCACAGCTACTTTTGATGGCACAGCTATAGCAAGTGCAGTTGTTAGAGAACTTGCAGAAAATATAAAGTGTCGCACGCTTTTTTCCACACACtattattcattagtagaggacTATTCACACAGTGCTGCTGTGCGACTGGGCCATATG gcatgTATGGTTGAAAATGAGAGTGAAGATCCAAGCCAGGAAACTATTACATTCCTCTATAAATTCATTAGAGGAGCTTGTCCTAAAAGCTATGGTTTCAATGCAGCAAGGCTTGCTAATATTCCAGAGGAAGTTATTCAGAAAGGTCACAGAAAAGCACGAGACTTTGAGAAAGTTACACTTTCACTGAGACTGTTTAG GCACCTTTGCCTGGTGGCTGAGAATGCAGCAGGAGATAAAGCTGTTCCTAAACTGATGACTGTAATCAATAATCTGTAA
- the MSH6 gene encoding DNA mismatch repair protein Msh6 isoform X2, producing the protein MEGYPWWPCLVYNHPTEGTLVRAKGKSSRVHVQFFDDSPTRGWVSIKYLKPYKGSAVRETLRGGMFYSSKPEIKRAMEMADDAMRKDKTKRLELAVCNEPSDTEDEEEMEVTFFLADKSTSDHKLGEEEEKKKKLLASKWRSGGKAKKRRVVDSDSDNEGSDEEFKPDAKDEASSDEASSGMGEGESASSETDTKLDVDSPVKVPSKRKRETDRKPAKRNSLENDLSEAPKRAVTVSLETKSRLTSFAAPENFESQPNVSSSTIWEHDKLEWLQEGKKRDGCRRRQSDPHYDPCTLHVPEDYLNKCTPGMRKWWQLKSQNFDAVIFYKVGKFYELYHMDAVTGVNELGLIFMKGIWAHSGFPEIAFGRFSDVLVQKGYKVVRVEQTETPEMMEARCRSLAHPTKFDRVVRREICRIITKGTQTYSVLDGDPSENLNKYLLSVKEKVEDSSGHHRAYGVCFVDTSVGKFYVGQFPDDRHCSRFRTLVAHYTPVQILFEKGNLSADTHKILKGSLSSSMQEGLISGSQFWNASKTLKTLIEEGYFEDKQNVDNLFILPPVIKSMTSESDSLGLTPGENCELALSALGGCVFYLKKCLIDQELLSRANFEEYVPVDTDVAKAKGSSSFFAKTNQRMVLDGVTLANLEILQNGTTGTIEGTLLERIDICCTPFGKRLLKQWICAPLCNPHAINDRLDAVEDLLAVPDKMFEVSELLKKLPDLERLLSKIHSIGSPLKSETHPDNRAIFYEETRYSKKKITDFLSALEGFKVMLETIGIMEEIAADFKSKILKQLVTLKSKNPEGCFPDLSTELKRWDTAFDHNEARKTGVITPKAGFDPDYDKALKDIIDIEENLREYLDKQRKRLGFKAMLYWGAGKNRYQMEIPENAISHNLPEEYELKSTRKGYKRYWTKEIEKMLAEMVNAEERRDAALKDCMRRLFHNFDKNSKDWQTAVECFAVLDVLMCLANYSQEGDGPFCRPVILLPEQNTPPFLELKGSRHPCITKTFFGDDFIPNDIVIGSKNEDEDSNSEAYCVLVTGPNMGGKSTLMRQAGLLAIMAQLGCYVPAEACRLTPIDRVFTRLGASDKIMSGESTFFVELSETSSILRHATEHSLVLVDELGRGTATFDGTAIASAVVRELAENIKCRTLFSTHYYSLVEDYSHSAAVRLGHMACMVENESEDPSQETITFLYKFIRGACPKSYGFNAARLANIPEEVIQKGHRKARDFEKVTLSLRLFRHLCLVAENAAGDKAVPKLMTVINNL; encoded by the exons ATGGAAGGGTACCCCTGGTGGCCATGTCTTGTATACAACCACCCAACTGAAGGAACTCTAGTCAGAGCGAAAGGAAAATCCTCTCGTGTACATGTACAATTTTTTGATGACAGCCCAACAAGGGGCTGGGTTAGCATTAAATACTTAAAGCCATATAAAG GCTCAGCGGTTAGGGAAACGCTGAGGGGAGGTATGTTTTACAGTTCAAAGCCTGAAATTAAAAGAGCAATGGAAATGGCAGATGATGCTATGCGCAAAGATAAAACTAAGCGGCTTGAACTGGCAGTGTGCAATGAACCTTCAGATACTGAAGATGAGGAAGAGATGGAGgtaactttttttct GGCAGACAAAAGTACATCTGATCACAAACTAGG tgaggaggaggagaaaaaaaaaaagctgctggcaAGCAAGTGGAGAAGTGGTGGGAAAGCCAAAAAACGAAGAGTGGTGGACTCTGACAGTGATAATGAAGGTTCAGATGAAGAGTTTAAGCCAGATGCTAAAGATGAAGCAAGCAGCGATGAAGCAAGCAGTGGAATGGGCGAAGGTGAATCTGCCAGTTCTGAGACAGACACAAAGCTGGATGTAGATAGTCCTGTGAAAGTCCCTTCTAAACGAAAGAGAGAAACTGACCGCAAACCTGCTAAAAGGAATAGCTTGGAAAATGACCTTTCTGAAGCACCCAAAAGAGCAGTAACTGTTTCATTAGAAACCAAGTCAAGGCTGACCTCTTTTGCAGCGCCTGAAAACTTTGAGTCTCAGCCAAATGTTAGCAGTTCTACTATATGGGAACATGATAAACTTGAATGGCTTCAGGAAGGGAAAAAGAGAGATGGATGTAGAAGAAGACAAAGTGATCCTCATTATGACCCATGTACCCTCCATGTGCCAGAGGACTACCTTAACAAGTGTACCCCAGGAATGCGGAAGTGGTGGCAGCTAAAGTCTCAGAACTTTGATGCTGTAATCTTCTACAAAGTTGGGAAGTTCTATGAGTTGTATCATATGGATGCagtcactggtgtaaatgaactGGGACTGATATTTATGAAAGGTATTTGGGCCCATTCAGGTTTTCCAGAAATTGCATTTGGCAGATTCTCTGATGTTCTGGTACAGAAGGGTTACAAAGTAGTCCGGGTTGAGCAGACCGAGACTCCTGAAATGATGGAGGCACGCTGCAGATCCCTGGCCCACCCAACAAAGTTTGATAGGGTTGTACGCAGAGAAATATGCAGGATAATTACCAAAGGGACACAGACCTACAGTGTTCTGGATGGAGACCCTTCTGAAAACCTTAATAAATACCTTCTCAGTGTAAAAGAAAAAGTTGAAGACTCTTCTGGCCACCACCGTGCATATGGTGTCTGTTTTGTTGACACATCAGTAGGAAAATTTTATGTGGGCCAATTTCCAGATGACCGCCACTGCTCAAGGTTTAGAACTTTGGTGGCACACTACACTCCTGTGCAGATCCTGTTTGAGAAAGGAAATCTGTCTGCAGACACACACAAGATATTAAAAGGCTCACTTTCTTCTTCCATGCAAGAAGGCTTGAtctctggctcccagttctgGAATGCATCTAAAACACTGAAAACTCTAATTGAAGAAGGCTACTTTGAGGATAAGCAGAACGTTGATAATCTGTTTATTCTGCCTCCTGTGATCAAATCCATGACCTCAGAAAGTGACTCTCTGGGTCTTACTCCTGGTGAAAACTGTGAGTTAGCTTTGTCTGCTCTCGGTGGATGTGTCTTCTACCTCAAGAAATGCCTTATTGACCAGGAGCTCTTATCTCGGGCAAACTTTGAAGAGTATGTTCCTGTGGACACTGATGTTGCCAAAGCTAAAGGATCAAGCAGTTTCTTTGCTAAAACTAATCAGCGGATGGTGCTGGATGGGGTGACGCTAGCGAACTTGGAAATCCTGCAGAATGGAACTACTGGCACCATAGAAGGCACATTACTGGAAAGGATTGACATTTGTTGTACCCCTTTTGGAAAGCGACTCCTGAAACAGTGGATATGTGCGCCCCTCTGTAATCCCCACGCTATCAATGATCGTTTGGATGCAGTTGAAGATCTTCTGGCAGTTCCTGATAAAATGTTTGAAGTTAGTGAACTTCTGAAGAAACTTCCAGACCTTGAAAGGCTCCTGAGCAAAATTCACAGTATTGGATCACCACTTAAAAGTGAGACTCATCCAGACAACAGAGCTATCTTTTATGAAGAAACCagatacagcaaaaaaaaaatcactgacttCTTGTCTGCGCTGGAAGGATTTAAAGTAATGCTTGAGACCATAGGGATTATGGAAGAAATTGCTGCTGATTTCAAATCTAAAATACTTAAGCAGTTAGTCACCCTGAAGTCTAAAAATCCAGAGGgttgtttcccagacctgagtaCAGAACTTAAAAGATGGGATACTGCTTTTGACCATAATGAGGCTCGAAAGACTGGAGTGATTACTCCGAAGGCTGGGTTTGACCCCGATTATGATAAAGCACTAAAGGATATTATAGACATTGAAGAGAATCTTCGGGAGTATTTGGATAAACAACGCAAACGGCTTGGATTCAAAGCCATGCTGTACTGGGGAGCAGGCAAAAACCGCTACCAAATGGAAATCCCAGAAAATGCAATATCTCACAATTTGCCTGAGGAATATGAATTGAAGTCCACCAGAAAGGGTTATAAACGTTACTGGACCAAGGAGATAGAGAAGATGCTGGCGGAGATGGTCAATGCCGAAGAACGGAGAGATGCAGCGCTGAAAGACTGTATGAGGAGACTGTTCCACAATTTTGATAAAAATAGCAAAGACTGGCAAACAGCAGTGGAATGCTTTGCTGTATTAG ATGTCTTGATGTGCCTCGCTAACTATAGTCAAGAAGGTGATGGACCATTCTGCCGACCTGTAATTCTACTGCCAGAACAGAATACTCCACCCTTCTTGGAGCTTAAAGGTTCACGCCATCCATGCATTACAAAAACATTTTTCGGGGATGATTTTATTCCTAATGATATTGTAATAGGTTCCAAGAATGAAGATGAAGACAGCAATAGTGAAGCCTACTGTGTTTTAGTAACTGGCCCAAACATGGGTGGCAAATCTACGCTAATGAGACAG GCTGGCCTTTTGGCAATAATGGCTCAGTTGGGATGCTATGTACCTGCTGAAGCTTGCAGGCTTACTCCTATTGACAGAGTATTTACAAGACTAGGTGCCTCAGACAAAATTATGTCAG GAGAGAGTACCTTTTTTGTTGAGCTGAGTGAGACTTCCAGCATACTCCGGCATGCAACAGAGCATTCCCTTGTGCTTGTGGATGAACTAG GTAGAGGCACAGCTACTTTTGATGGCACAGCTATAGCAAGTGCAGTTGTTAGAGAACTTGCAGAAAATATAAAGTGTCGCACGCTTTTTTCCACACACtattattcattagtagaggacTATTCACACAGTGCTGCTGTGCGACTGGGCCATATG gcatgTATGGTTGAAAATGAGAGTGAAGATCCAAGCCAGGAAACTATTACATTCCTCTATAAATTCATTAGAGGAGCTTGTCCTAAAAGCTATGGTTTCAATGCAGCAAGGCTTGCTAATATTCCAGAGGAAGTTATTCAGAAAGGTCACAGAAAAGCACGAGACTTTGAGAAAGTTACACTTTCACTGAGACTGTTTAG GCACCTTTGCCTGGTGGCTGAGAATGCAGCAGGAGATAAAGCTGTTCCTAAACTGATGACTGTAATCAATAATCTGTAA
- the MSH6 gene encoding DNA mismatch repair protein Msh6 isoform X7 yields MEGYPWWPCLVYNHPTEGTLVRAKGKSSRVHVQFFDDSPTRGWVSIKYLKPYKGSAVRETLRGGMFYSSKPEIKRAMEMADDAMRKDKTKRLELAVCNEPSDTEDEEEMESKNPEGCFPDLSTELKRWDTAFDHNEARKTGVITPKAGFDPDYDKALKDIIDIEENLREYLDKQRKRLGFKAMLYWGAGKNRYQMEIPENAISHNLPEEYELKSTRKGYKRYWTKEIEKMLAEMVNAEERRDAALKDCMRRLFHNFDKNSKDWQTAVECFAVLDVLMCLANYSQEGDGPFCRPVILLPEQNTPPFLELKGSRHPCITKTFFGDDFIPNDIVIGSKNEDEDSNSEAYCVLVTGPNMGGKSTLMRQAGLLAIMAQLGCYVPAEACRLTPIDRVFTRLGASDKIMSGESTFFVELSETSSILRHATEHSLVLVDELGRGTATFDGTAIASAVVRELAENIKCRTLFSTHYYSLVEDYSHSAAVRLGHMACMVENESEDPSQETITFLYKFIRGACPKSYGFNAARLANIPEEVIQKGHRKARDFEKVTLSLRLFRHLCLVAENAAGDKAVPKLMTVINNL; encoded by the exons ATGGAAGGGTACCCCTGGTGGCCATGTCTTGTATACAACCACCCAACTGAAGGAACTCTAGTCAGAGCGAAAGGAAAATCCTCTCGTGTACATGTACAATTTTTTGATGACAGCCCAACAAGGGGCTGGGTTAGCATTAAATACTTAAAGCCATATAAAG GCTCAGCGGTTAGGGAAACGCTGAGGGGAGGTATGTTTTACAGTTCAAAGCCTGAAATTAAAAGAGCAATGGAAATGGCAGATGATGCTATGCGCAAAGATAAAACTAAGCGGCTTGAACTGGCAGTGTGCAATGAACCTTCAGATACTGAAGATGAGGAAGAGATGGAG TCTAAAAATCCAGAGGgttgtttcccagacctgagtaCAGAACTTAAAAGATGGGATACTGCTTTTGACCATAATGAGGCTCGAAAGACTGGAGTGATTACTCCGAAGGCTGGGTTTGACCCCGATTATGATAAAGCACTAAAGGATATTATAGACATTGAAGAGAATCTTCGGGAGTATTTGGATAAACAACGCAAACGGCTTGGATTCAAAGCCATGCTGTACTGGGGAGCAGGCAAAAACCGCTACCAAATGGAAATCCCAGAAAATGCAATATCTCACAATTTGCCTGAGGAATATGAATTGAAGTCCACCAGAAAGGGTTATAAACGTTACTGGACCAAGGAGATAGAGAAGATGCTGGCGGAGATGGTCAATGCCGAAGAACGGAGAGATGCAGCGCTGAAAGACTGTATGAGGAGACTGTTCCACAATTTTGATAAAAATAGCAAAGACTGGCAAACAGCAGTGGAATGCTTTGCTGTATTAG ATGTCTTGATGTGCCTCGCTAACTATAGTCAAGAAGGTGATGGACCATTCTGCCGACCTGTAATTCTACTGCCAGAACAGAATACTCCACCCTTCTTGGAGCTTAAAGGTTCACGCCATCCATGCATTACAAAAACATTTTTCGGGGATGATTTTATTCCTAATGATATTGTAATAGGTTCCAAGAATGAAGATGAAGACAGCAATAGTGAAGCCTACTGTGTTTTAGTAACTGGCCCAAACATGGGTGGCAAATCTACGCTAATGAGACAG GCTGGCCTTTTGGCAATAATGGCTCAGTTGGGATGCTATGTACCTGCTGAAGCTTGCAGGCTTACTCCTATTGACAGAGTATTTACAAGACTAGGTGCCTCAGACAAAATTATGTCAG GAGAGAGTACCTTTTTTGTTGAGCTGAGTGAGACTTCCAGCATACTCCGGCATGCAACAGAGCATTCCCTTGTGCTTGTGGATGAACTAG GTAGAGGCACAGCTACTTTTGATGGCACAGCTATAGCAAGTGCAGTTGTTAGAGAACTTGCAGAAAATATAAAGTGTCGCACGCTTTTTTCCACACACtattattcattagtagaggacTATTCACACAGTGCTGCTGTGCGACTGGGCCATATG gcatgTATGGTTGAAAATGAGAGTGAAGATCCAAGCCAGGAAACTATTACATTCCTCTATAAATTCATTAGAGGAGCTTGTCCTAAAAGCTATGGTTTCAATGCAGCAAGGCTTGCTAATATTCCAGAGGAAGTTATTCAGAAAGGTCACAGAAAAGCACGAGACTTTGAGAAAGTTACACTTTCACTGAGACTGTTTAG GCACCTTTGCCTGGTGGCTGAGAATGCAGCAGGAGATAAAGCTGTTCCTAAACTGATGACTGTAATCAATAATCTGTAA